Proteins encoded together in one Electrophorus electricus isolate fEleEle1 chromosome 9, fEleEle1.pri, whole genome shotgun sequence window:
- the elavl2 gene encoding ELAV-like protein 2 isoform X2: MAVRLCDVASLLRSGSWAAEPWTGQVIAAMETQLSNGPTCNNTSNGPAPISNNCSSPVESPGMEDSKTNLIVNYLPQNMTQEELKSLFGSIGEIESCKLVRDKITGQSLGYGFVNYVDPKDAEKAINTLNGLRLQTKTIKVSYARPSSASIRDANLYVSGLPKTMTQKELEQLFSQYGRIITSRILVDQVTGVSRGVGFIRFDRRVEAEEAIKGLNGQKPPGATEPITVKFANNPSQKTSQALLSQLYQSPNRRYPGPLTQQAQRFRLDNLLNMAYGVKRFSPMAIDGVTSLAGINIPGHAGTGWCIFVYNLAPDADESILWQMFGPFGAVTNVKVIRDFSTNKCKGFGFVTMTNYDEAAMAIASLNGYRLGDRVLQVSFKTNKTHKA; the protein is encoded by the exons ATGGCAgtcaggctgtgtgatgtggcaTCTCTGCTTAGAAGTGGCTCGTGGGCGGCAGAACCTTGGACTGGG CAGGTAATCGCTGCCATGGAAACACAGCTGTCCAATGGGCCGACCTGTAACAACACGAGCAACGGTCCTGCCCCCATCTCCAACAACTGCTCCTCACCTGTGGAGTCCCCTGGTATGGAGGACAGTAAGACGAACCTCATAGTGAACTACCTTCCCCAGAACATGACCCAGGAGGAGCTCAAGAGTCTGTTTGGGAGTATCGGCGAGATCGAGTCCTGCAAATTAGTACGAGACAAAATCACAG GCCAGAGTCTGGGTTATGGGTTTGTGAACTACGTGGACCCTAAAGATGCAGAAAAGGCCATCAACACTCTAAATGGACTGAGACTGCAGACCAAAACAATCAAG GTGTCGTACGCCCGCCCAAGCTCAGCCTCCATTAGGGACGCCAACCTGTACGTCAGCGGCCTGCCCAAAACCATGACCcagaaggagctggagcagctcttCTCGCAGTACGGCCGCATCATCACCTCGCGCATCCTCGTGGACCAGGTCACAG GTGTGTCTCGTGGCGTGGGCTTCATCCGCTTCGACCGGCGGGTGGAGGCCGAGGAGGCCATCAAGGGTCTGAACGGGCAGAAGCCACCCGGCGCCACAGAGCCAATCACGGTGAAGTTCGCCAACAACCCCAGCCAGAAGACCAGCCAGGCTCTCTTGTCCCAGCTGTACCAGTCACCCAACAGGCGGTACCCAGGGCCCCTGACCCAGCAGGCTCAGCGGTTCAG gtTGGACAACCTGTTGAACATGGCTTATGGAGTGAAAAG GTTTTCTCCCATGGCCATTGATGGGGTCACCAGCTTGGCGGGCATCAACATTCCCGGGCACGCGGGCACGGGCTGGTGCATATTCGTGTACAACCTGGCGCCTGACGCCGATGAGAGCATCCTGTGGCAGATGTTCGGCCCATTCGGCGCCGTGACGAATGTGAAGGTGATCCGCGACTTCAGCACCAACAAGTGCAAGGGCTTCGGCTTCGTCACCATGACCAACTACGACGAGGCTGCCATGGCAATCGCCAGCCTCAACGGCTATCGCCTCGGTGACCGCGTCCTGCAGGTCTCGTTCAAAACTAACAAAACGCACAAAGCCTGA
- the elavl2 gene encoding ELAV-like protein 2 isoform X1, whose translation MAVRLCDVASLLRSGSWAAEPWTGQVIAAMETQLSNGPTCNNTSNGPAPISNNCSSPVESPGMEDSKTNLIVNYLPQNMTQEELKSLFGSIGEIESCKLVRDKITGQSLGYGFVNYVDPKDAEKAINTLNGLRLQTKTIKVSYARPSSASIRDANLYVSGLPKTMTQKELEQLFSQYGRIITSRILVDQVTGVSRGVGFIRFDRRVEAEEAIKGLNGQKPPGATEPITVKFANNPSQKTSQALLSQLYQSPNRRYPGPLTQQAQRFRLDNLLNMAYGVKSRFSPMAIDGVTSLAGINIPGHAGTGWCIFVYNLAPDADESILWQMFGPFGAVTNVKVIRDFSTNKCKGFGFVTMTNYDEAAMAIASLNGYRLGDRVLQVSFKTNKTHKA comes from the exons ATGGCAgtcaggctgtgtgatgtggcaTCTCTGCTTAGAAGTGGCTCGTGGGCGGCAGAACCTTGGACTGGG CAGGTAATCGCTGCCATGGAAACACAGCTGTCCAATGGGCCGACCTGTAACAACACGAGCAACGGTCCTGCCCCCATCTCCAACAACTGCTCCTCACCTGTGGAGTCCCCTGGTATGGAGGACAGTAAGACGAACCTCATAGTGAACTACCTTCCCCAGAACATGACCCAGGAGGAGCTCAAGAGTCTGTTTGGGAGTATCGGCGAGATCGAGTCCTGCAAATTAGTACGAGACAAAATCACAG GCCAGAGTCTGGGTTATGGGTTTGTGAACTACGTGGACCCTAAAGATGCAGAAAAGGCCATCAACACTCTAAATGGACTGAGACTGCAGACCAAAACAATCAAG GTGTCGTACGCCCGCCCAAGCTCAGCCTCCATTAGGGACGCCAACCTGTACGTCAGCGGCCTGCCCAAAACCATGACCcagaaggagctggagcagctcttCTCGCAGTACGGCCGCATCATCACCTCGCGCATCCTCGTGGACCAGGTCACAG GTGTGTCTCGTGGCGTGGGCTTCATCCGCTTCGACCGGCGGGTGGAGGCCGAGGAGGCCATCAAGGGTCTGAACGGGCAGAAGCCACCCGGCGCCACAGAGCCAATCACGGTGAAGTTCGCCAACAACCCCAGCCAGAAGACCAGCCAGGCTCTCTTGTCCCAGCTGTACCAGTCACCCAACAGGCGGTACCCAGGGCCCCTGACCCAGCAGGCTCAGCGGTTCAG gtTGGACAACCTGTTGAACATGGCTTATGGAGTGAAAAG TAGGTTTTCTCCCATGGCCATTGATGGGGTCACCAGCTTGGCGGGCATCAACATTCCCGGGCACGCGGGCACGGGCTGGTGCATATTCGTGTACAACCTGGCGCCTGACGCCGATGAGAGCATCCTGTGGCAGATGTTCGGCCCATTCGGCGCCGTGACGAATGTGAAGGTGATCCGCGACTTCAGCACCAACAAGTGCAAGGGCTTCGGCTTCGTCACCATGACCAACTACGACGAGGCTGCCATGGCAATCGCCAGCCTCAACGGCTATCGCCTCGGTGACCGCGTCCTGCAGGTCTCGTTCAAAACTAACAAAACGCACAAAGCCTGA